CATACCTTacatcttctctttcatctcttttTTACTGTTCCTCTTATTATTAACATCCTATCATCTCTTAtaggtaagatttttttttttctattttaatttGGATGTGAAGCCTTCTATtatgaatagatttttttttttattatttatctgtaCGATGATTGTTGATGGAAAATGGATTTTTTTCGATAGTTCTGGATTTTCATCGATTATAATAGAAAAATATAGTATGCTAGTTCTTGACTCAAAATAGAAAAAATGGAACAAGAGCTTGGGAGTGGGGGCGTTCCTATAGAAGCAATTAAAGAAGTAAATTATattgctgaaaatttttttttaattactatAAGGAAGGTTGCAATTATTGAAAAGGTACAAAAAAAGATTGCTGAAGATGAAATGTTCAATGAGCTGTCAAAGATCAATGTTTCTAAGCATGAActtcttgatgtatttttatttttaattaaaaatcaataaaaattattattttttttaattttagtttatatgcataaaaaattattgaaCAAAACGATGATTGAAACCAAAGATCCTTGAATAGTTAAATATTTTgttgaagtacttgaaaattgtTTAATGTTATATTTTGTTATCGACTGTTTATGATGCTTTACATATCTACATTTACAACTTTGGTATTAGTACTATTAAGAGTTAGATATTTAAGAgctcattttattttttagattgatcttttatgtagttgccataaatctttttattattttatttgagaTGACCTTTTGCCTAATTACCATTAGCTCATTATACATAAATATTACTATTTATATGTTTGGATAAAACTTAATGAATTGTTTAGATGTGAGAAATATATTgcttatctatttttttcttgctaacTCTTAATATCAAATTAGGTATTGTATATTAACTTCAAATCATGTTTGTTAAACattattcatattttaatcaaatatttttttattttatctatattattaaattttattactaattattttaattttaatacataacttcatatctataattaaatagttaaaattatcttatatttttctatttatatttactattttttagtTATCTATTTAtgcaaaaaataattaaatattcaaattaagttataaattaattagttatttatgtaattaatagatataattaattactaaattaagtcttttataattaatttataaaattatttatttaaaaaaataaattaaaattaaatatctatatttttatataattataaattatatagattttaagtatatatattattttattttcttaagtataaataagtattataaatggaTAATAATAATATCTATTTATCAAAAAGTGGTTTAATAAtaatatcatcttttttttttttttatattttttctatagCAAAGAGGGGGAAATCATTTTCATATATCCTTTTATGTTTACCAAACAAAAAGATGATTGGATCGTCCATTCATCATTTCTTCCGTCTATCCATTATTTCTAATCCATCCTTGGTACAAAATTGAGGATAAGAGTTGGATGTTACGTCGACTTCGAAGAACCCTTCATCAGATATCCTCtaataaaatagaattttttttgtttACGGTGTTCTAGATTGGAGCATGGTGCCAGAGTCATCGTCCAAGCATCCCCTTCTCCTAAGAAGGGTGTAGCGATTTTTAAGCTAATCTTTTGGAACAGGACAGCAAATCCATCGACCTCTCCGACGGCATCGTTAACTCGGCATTTGGGTCGGAGCGTACTCAGCAGCAACGCTTCCATCTTCAAACATAAGAAAAACAAAGGAGGAgaacaaaaataatataataataataaagcggGTTTGTACCCCAAGCATGCTTCCTTCAGCCACGACTGCTAGTTTACAAGATATTATTCATAAGTAATGCATAATTTTAGCCGTCAGTTCATAAAGAAATCGTATCCaatattattgaaaatatttgataattGAATTGTTAAATACTTATTTAGAGAACCACCTGGCTAGTAaaataaattaagaataattcctTTTCTTATTACAACCATGCTTCCACCAGAACAACGTCTTGCAATTACGCCTTGAACCAACAATTCATTAAAATAGAGACAAATTTGCGGTtggtttaatttttttattcataaaatatttCTAGACTTGAAAATCGGAAGACATAGACTACTTAATTACGTATTCCAAAACACATGATTGTTTTTTTTATTCGGATATAAGTACGAATAATACGCGCGAGAGTAATTGAGAGATTTCCGAATATTGCGCAAACGAATGAGACCCGCAGCCGAAGCCCGCTCCCCATTGTCATGGCGGAGacgccctccctccctctccctctcctctccccAATCCCAAttgtaaccctaaccctaaccgtaACCGTAACTTTACCATAATCCCTAATTTCTTATTTCTGCGGTCTGGGATCGGCATTAGTTACAGCGGGGACTCAAattcggaggaggaggaggaggaagagatggGAGGAATCCCCATTCTCTGCTTTCACATCTTTCCAATGTTAAAACGCTTAGCCCAAAACTCAGTTCTAATCTCAACAACTCCCATCCCAACGTCGGAGATCAGCAGTCATCACAACGGGAAGCCCTAATCCCTTCTCCCATTCCGTCCCATCTCAAAACCGTAACCCTAATACTTTGGCCCATCTTAAATCCCTATTTAGAAGTTCAGCTTACAGGTATCATCTTTTCGTTTTTCCAcatattgcttttttttttttttgtctcaatTTTCTGTTTCCAGTTCACTGGCACGTAGTCATTTGTTTCAGTGTGATTTGATGCGTCATGGATACTTTATTTTAGAGTAATTAGCTATATAGGATTGTGAATGTAATGACTTATTGTCTTTTGTGAGTTCTAAAATACTGGAAAAATTGTTAAGAACTCATGATTGAATACTTCAGGTAGTTGTGTTGCTGTTGCTGTTGATGTTTCAGTTTAGTTGCTGCTGTCTtcttttgtgtttttttttttatttttgttttttcttttgtgatTTTGATTCCTTTTATctacatatttttattgatatcttTTGTAGTGAACAATGCCAAGGAGCAAAGATGTGTTGTGGGAGCATATAGTGCAGGATGGGCGGAAGGTTCAATGCAAATTTTGTCAAGATGAATTTGTGGGTGGTGTAACTTGTATGTGGTATCATTTTGCAAATACTAGATTGAAAGATATCCGACCACGCAAAGCAGTCCCAGCTTCAGTTCGTGATGTGGCATTGAAAGCGGTACGTGAATTGGAGGCAAAAAGTAGAAGGCATAAGGTCATGAGCTTTCCCAGATCGAGTGATAGTTCTTTGGAGTCCGTTTTACAGCCTGGAGCTGTCAGCTACGATGGTCTGTCTGGATTTATCCATCTTGGTGGGCATCGGGTATATGACACTGCCGCAAGACCCATTCTTTCATTGGGAAGGAAGACGGGAAGGAGAGATGCAGACAAAGCAATAATTAAATGCATAATTTGAAATAACCTACCATTTCGCTTGTTAAGGTCGCCTGGGTTTCGTGACGCTTGCACTGCAATTGCAAATGCTGGACCAGGGTATGAGCTTCCAAGTAGTGAAATGGCCCGGACAAAATTGGTTACCGGAATTGGAGGATGAAGCTGATGTCTATGTTCAGTCTATGAAGAGGACATGGGAAAAATCTGGTTGCACTTTGATGCATTCTTGGACAGAAGGAGGGGCTATGCTGTACTTGAATTTGTTAGCAGCTTGTCCTGAAGGTATTGTATGTCTGAAGTCTTTGGATATAATTGGGCCTACAACTgatgaacaatatatatatatattttaacttCTTATCTTCAGTTATTGATGAGATTGGCTCCCAGAAAGTGGTCCAGTTTATATCAGATAACACCCCAATTGAATCTGTAGGTGAAATGATTGAGGAAAAGTACCCTAACATTTTTAGGATTAATTGTGCAAGCTTTTGTATCAATCTTATATTAAAGGAGTTAGATACCCTTGAACATGTGTCTCCTATATTGGAGGTAGTAGAAAGATTGTCAATTTTGTCTACAAGTGTCAGCAAGTGTTGAGTTTGATGAAAACCCATACCAACAGCCGTGAACTGAAAAGGCCAAATGCAACTAGGTCTTCTACAAACTTCATGTGTTTACAGTCAATTTTGAAAGAAGAACTGGCTTTACAAAATATGGCTGCTACAGCAGAATGGAGCGACTTGATGCAGCGCAAAGGTTTGGAAGGACTAGAAGTGCAAAAGATGCTACAAGACAATGTATTCTGGCATGATGGAAAAGAGCTAACAAATGCAATTGAACCTCTTGTCAAGGTTATGAAGATGGTAGATAGCAATCGATCCACGTCAGGATACATATATAAGGCCATGCATAAAGCTAAAGAAGCAATCAAAGAAGTTTTTAAGGAAGAAGCTTTTAAATTTATGCCTTTCTGGAAAGTCATTGATGATGCATGGAATAATCTTCTACGTTGCAACATTCATGCAGCAACAGCTTATCTAAGTCCTCATTTGTTTCATGACAGATGTGTGAAGTTGGATTCTGAACTTAAAGTTGGAGTAGAGAAGGTTATTCAGAGAATGGTATCTTGTAATGATGAGAGAATGAAGATAGCTGAAGAACTCAGAGATTATCATCTACTGGATTCCCGTATTTTTGGACTTATGGCCGTCAAGTCTCTTCACATATCTTGCACAACTAAGattatattctttatttatttatttcttgaaTTAAAGACTGTGCCAAtaaattctttatttatttatctcacccaattaaaattatattctttAGTTATTCATTTCTTGAATTCAAGGCTGTACCACTAAATTCATAATGTGTGATTGGTGGAACATGTGGGGCAGTTCGGTCCCTGGTTTACAGAGCTTGGCAATTAAAGTGCTTAGCCAACCTTGCAGCTCCTCAGCATTCCAGAGAAAATGGATGCTTGATGTTCCGCATACAGAAAAGACAGAGGAGTTAGATCCTATAAAATTGCAAGACTTACTGTATGTGAGACTGAATATGCACTTAATGACGACCTCAAAACCAAGGAGCAACGACTCCATGGCAATTAATGTTGACAAAATTGTGGCTTTTCCAGATGAGCTGGAAGGCCTTGACCTCCACAAAGATTGGGGGATTAGTGATGATAAAGTACTAGTagaagaggaagaaagtgagGATGATGTTGGCATTCAATCGGTTGCAAATAGTTTCTGTCTCAGGGATTTTTTGAACCCAAGGATGCTATCTTGTATTCTTTTTCTGCTCTCATTATATGTACTTTGTAATTTTGATGGTGTAGAAATAAGTCTCTGAAGGTATCGATCTTAGTTCCATTCGTGAAAAATAAGTTCTGATGTATCTTTTACTGTTGTAGATGTGCAATGTCTGACATGCaattttgttttatatattttctaTTATATATGTTTTATCAAGTTAGTTATTGGTATGTTGTTGTTTGAACTAAAAATCAATCACATTACATGTTAGACAGCTTTAATGATTGATATGGACATGGTGGACAGAGATGAACTGAAGCAGCACAGTGTGCTTGCTACCAGTTTTTGAAGGGAAACTTTTAGTTCTCTGCTTCATCTTACTTAGATGCACAACCCCGGAAACCATTAAGAAGGATCTTGACGATAAAATTTGAACCAAAAGATACATCCTCCATGCATCCATGTTTGCTGCTATGCTTTGGAATTTTTCACTTTTTAATGCGACACTTGAAGATTTTCTTGTATTAGCCAAGAGACGACCTTTCCTCTTCCTTTTTTCATTTAGGGTTATGGTGTTTCaattgttcctttttttttttactgatcaGTGGTCGTGCTTCCACGAGAAGCTTATTGTTTCTCGGTGTGTTTTAGGAGGATCAGTTGTCTTGTGCATTTCAACCATCAAATCGTGAGTTCATCGTTCAGGTTGGATCTCACCTACAAAAGAATAAGGGTGAGGTGCATTGCTATATGAGACATCTAACATTCCATTTTGCATTTAATCTAGTTTATGTTATTATTTTGGCATATATTACTCCCTAAGCATATACTCCATCACCATCTAATTTATAGACAAACAAAAGCTTTGACatcatttcttctcttcttgAAGGTTGAAAGCATTATACATCCAACAAGGTTTTTGACATCAGATAGCTGCCCGTTATGGTCAAATTCATTTTGGAGAGACAATGCCAGGTCCTCATTGCAACGCTTGAGCTATGGTAAGGTTGACTAAGACCTAAGCTTAGGTCAGTCCTCCCAAAAAACAATGAACGTTCACTTTTGATGTAGTATATTAACAGTTAGCAAGTCGCCTCTCTCTGGTTTAGCCCATCCATGAGAATTGGAATCTCATCCATTATAGTGATTTCAAGAGCCAAACCTCTAATGGCATTACCTTGTTTGTTCACTAATAAATGTCTATGATTAAGGACTATTTTTTTCCAACGCAAGATAGCAGATGACGATAGAAGTTAATGGAAATACAATGTTGAGTCATATCTCTCCATTTTCAGAATAGTTGTACAAGGTCCACAACAGTGAAAACTCATATTACCATGTACAGGAGTAGAAGTGGTTAACTAATAGCATATAAAGCTTACACCTTAGTGTTGGGAATGGTAGAATATTCACATCAACAGAACACCATACATATCACCATATATTAGCCATTGGGAAGCTATTCTCATGGGATATCAGCAGCTGGTGCAACATATTTATGCGAGTTCTCTTCTTCAAGGAGATGCCTTGTCAGGTCCTTTTCCTTCTCTTGGTTCCCAGCCTTCTTCTCCTGACTCTTACCCCACAGAACAAAGTAAAGACCTACCATGATTAGGATAGATCCAATGATCCTGGAAATAGAAAGAAAACTCAATcatccaaaattaaaaaaatattgtaacTTCAAAGGAACTGCAATATTATTTAATCATATAATgtgtttttattattcttcttTTAATTTCAATCAATCCATCCATACCCTCCTGAGTATAGCTGATCACCAAACATAATGGCTGCCATGATGGCCACCACAACTGTCTGAACTGGTTGGAATACTGCAGCAAAAAGAGGTCCTCCTCGGTCTATACACCATATCTGAAGAGAGAAGGCAACCCCTGATGCCACAAGACCCTATAAACAGTGAAGTATAAGCATCTGATAGGGGCAGGACGGTTCATATTAAGAGGAAAATGTGAAGATGAGCATATAGTGGCATTACTGCATAGAGAATTGTGAGGAGCTCTTCTCCCGAATGGACTTTCCACCTCTCCATGTCATTCTCTGTGAAGGCTGCTATTATTATGAATTGAATCAGCCCAAAGAAGCAGGTGAATGTGGTGAGCGAGAGCCTTGCTGGGTACTTCTTTAGCACAGGAACCTATTGTATTAAGTGAAGTTGATAAGCAGTATGATGAAACTaactgtcctttttttttttttttgatgtaaagggAAGCAGAGCCACCCATTTTGTTAGAATAAAGTATTTACAGAGGAAAGTTTACAGGGAAACTATTGACAGATGTTGAAATTAACTGTCAGGAATTCACATTGAAACTTGTGTAAATATATGGATGCATGAATGGAAATATGAGTTCAAGAGGGCCTAACCTGAAGCACCATCCAACCAGACCAAGCAATGCAATTCCCAAGGATATAAACACAGCCCAATGTCCAGTTAAGTATTGGGTCGACAGATGAAATGGCTCCTAGTTTGATGGAGTGATGTAGCAGAGGAGGGCCCTTGTAGAGAGAAATAATGGTGGCGCCTCCAATACTAACAACTGTTCCTACCACCTTTGCCAGCCCATATCTCCTTTTAATATTGAGTTGCTCAAGCCTGTgtgtgtgagaaagagagagagaatggcCAACAAGACTGTATGAGGGGATGGCTATTATCAGTATTGGGCTAGGAAGTGCCTATAATTTACCTTAGAGCAGCTGCCATAGCAAAGGTGATTGCTGGAACCGAATTCTGTATGGCAGAAGCATAAGTTGGAGATAAATAATACAAACCCAGGAGATAAAATCCTTGGTTTGCAGTTATCCTGAAATGAACAAGCGCTAAAAATAGTTATATATTGAATAAATTCGAAACCTGGAAACAAGAATGGAGGCACCAAAAGATTGGTTTTGCTTTTAGTTGATGAAGACTCTGTTAAGCTTACCCACATAATGCAAGAAGAAAGAACTGAACAAGCAAAGAAAAGCTGAGAGGCGGCCTGTCTTTCCTGAATAAAATAAAGGACGAAAAAAGGATCTCAAACTAGTGAGTAATctcaaataaattagaagcccaaGAAGGAAATGACTTACTTCTCTAGAAAGTAAGCAAAAGGGGCCAACAAGACCAAAGCAAGGATGTTCCTATACACTGGAAACACAACTTTGCTCACACCAATATTGAGTGCAGCTCTAGAAACAATGTGAAATCCTGCATAGCAGAACTGGAGTGCCAGTACAGCAATAAGAAGCTTCACCTTCTCTGAGACTTGGGGCtctcccttcatctttctttggtTAGAGGATGTTACAATAGAGGGAACGGTGCTGGTGCTTGGGTTGGATTAAGAGAGGTAAGGGTTTATATAATGTTTTGGATGTCTAGATGCGTGATAGTTGGCTAGTCCCCACAAGTGGAATTATCTTTGCTACATATTGTCTCTGGAACGAGGTTGACGCATGTGGTTCCTAGTAATTGTATCTCTGTGATACGTATTTATGTCTCTCTGTGAACTGATGCACGAGGCTGACCCAAGTTCTTAGTTCACATATTCGTGGATAGATGCATCTATACATGTTACATAATTTTTCAGAATGTGTTTGATGTACATTGTATGACTTGTTATACATGTACACCTTTGTTTCGCTTAGAAGTTTTTAATGTACATGTGGACATGGAATTTGAATTTTGTTGGAGGGACAAGGAGGAGTTGGAGCATGAAATCCCAAAACCACTATTGTACAATGTAACTCCCACTAAGTCGGCTTGACTAATTACTTGCTGTAAAGTTTTTAAATTGTTTAGATGGACTTGACTGCCAAACCTCGAATGTGCCAAGAGATGGGAACAAGGCTAATCTCTAGGAACTTAAAGAGCAGTTCACTGCTAGACTTGAAggttttttgagttttttttttttttaaaaaccttTTTGAGCAACAGAGAGGGCTTCTGGCCCCTGCTAAATCTGAAGGCCACTGAATTCACCTTCAACAATGTTAATGTCTCATAGTTTCATCCTTGGCGTCATAATCTAACAAGAGCTAGAGTCTCATTCCACAACAAAACAGTTTCTTGTTACAGCACAACTTCCAATGGCTAACTATGACCaaatcttttttgttttttgatgAACTAACTATGACCAAATCATGAACCTGTAAATTGCATATTCTTTAAGTGCATCTTTGTTGGGTATGGTCTTTGTTTTATAATTTGTTCCTTTGCATCATTAAGGGCATTTCAATCCTTTACAAAGATGAACCGTCCATGAATGGTCATTAAATATCTTTTTCTTATGTGTCAAATTGATGACAGTGGGCGGTTGTCGGGTCAGAACAAGGAGAGGAATCAAATGTCATGTGGTCCTCAATGGATGATGTTGGTACTCTTCACTATTCATTTGATGCGGAGGTAATAAACTATATGAAGCACATGGAGAGACCTCATTGCATGTAATAAGATCTTCTACAACTATATTTTTTATGGGCTGCAAATTTGGTGAGGCTTGGGAGGCTAGTACTTGCCCAATCTAATGTGTGGAGACCCATAAAAATTCAGATGATCAGAAGGGCACATGCTCTATTAGGTAATCCACTAATCCTAATAGGAAAGACATTCCCCCTGGTTCCGATTTTGCACTGAATGAAATAATTAATGATGATTGGTAATAGAATAACTCCAAAGAACCAATCAATCACTCTTCATCCAATTTAGTATAGTTTATGTTTTCTATCATTTCTGTTGGTTGCAACTAAACTTCTGTTTAAAATAGATATGACTACCTTTCCAGTGAAAAATTATTCATTGCTTGAGCACCTTCAGAGTTAAACAAATTGATAGCCACAATTAGGTGGTCCCGTCCTAATAATGTATTACAAAGTCGAAGGAGACAACAAAGTCATTGGGGTATATTTTAGTCTCTCTCTTATAGGAAAAATTATAGAAGTCTGTCACACATTTTATGTATATATTCTTGCAGCTTCATAACACTGATTCCAAGCACAGAAAAAAAGTTGGACAGTCAACACCAGGTTGATGGCCAATCATAAACTGAAATTCAGTTTATGAAGCCTGATATGATGATTGTAGATATAAGTTGTTAATATGTGTATAAATGTCTTTCATGATATCCAGACTCGCTCGCACGCATGAATACAAGGCAAACAAATACTGGCTCTTTTGCTATGACAAATCAAACTATCTATACATTTTTTCCCATCAATGTTTACTAATATGATCCTTCAAAAAAGTAAAAGACTTAACAATGCTGTTTCTATTGGTGTATGACTGTCTCCATCTCATAATCCATGCAAGCCCATGCCTGCACTGCTCGTCTACTCCTTGTGCCTGATCTGGTTCTATAGAAGCTACACTAGAGTGACATATTAAGGGTACCATTCAGGTCCCACAAGCCACAACCATCCATGAGCTGAAGCCAGACCAAGAGCTCCACTTGTTTCATGTGGTTAGTAGGTAGCAGCAGAACAAGTTGGAAGCACAAAGAATCATCCCCTCTGGGCTGCAGCAACAGCAAATTTTCTTTCTATTCTGCAAAACTATCCTATCAGATTTGTTTACAGATCTCATAAGACAGGGCATTTCCCAATCATGAAAAGGTCTGGGCCACTTGCCAGTGGCTGCTCTCAAACTATTCTAGTCCCTCCAGAATAGTACTTTACATCTACCTATATAAGCTAATGAGCGCTCGCCCAATTGTAAGTCCAACAACTGAGGTAGAAAGCCATTCAAAATGCCTAGTTAGTTCTGGACCAAATCGATCAAAAGTTTAGAACACTATGAAAGTTTACCTATTGACTTTTTTTTAGAACACTTTATAATCTAatcatatgatatatgaattaccAGAAGGCGGGCCTTGGTGCAATGATAAGGTTGCTCCCATTATGACCCTGAAGGTCCCCGCATGAATTTGGTGACAACATTTCAGCCTTGTGATgacatgcatacatacacacatgattatatatgtatattgCAGAAATTTGCAGATGTAAGCATGCACTTatattcttccaagaaaaagaaggactgAGATATATTTGAATAAATAATACATGCTAGTGCAAGGAATTGAATCTTTCTGATTAACAAACACATGCTAAAAAATAAGAAGACCTTGAGATGGGGAAAATGCATATAGGCATGTTGGAAAAAAATGCATTACATATTAGAATTTATTGGATTCTGATATATGCAATGTTTGTGCTTTGTTTTAGTTATTTAAGTTTGCACCACTGAATCGACATGAGAGTAAGAGAGAGAAGGTATGAAGATATAGCAATTGAACTGTTTTTGTTTTTAATGGAAAATAGGAGTTGGACCCTCACACAGAAAGGCTTTGTGAGAATCCATGCATGCAAAACATGATCTGGTTTTGGATCTTACAATCCAAAGGATCGTATGATCTATGATCCAGATGTTAGAATTCAAATCCCAATCTTACAATTCATACTAATCCTGCTCCAGAGATCTGATGTGGATGGTTGAGGGCCATTTTGATCTGTAATGTTGCAATCTGGATCATCCATTATAAGATTCTAAAGGCAATGCACACGACTACATTTAGTGAGTGGATTCCATAGAGAAAACAGTCTTGGGTGGCTTGTTGGTACATGAAGTTTTTGCAAAACTTATTCACCAACAAGTGTTTGTTGGTTTAGTATGTTTCTGCTTATAGGATAGCTTGATTCAGTGGATGCAAATCAGGCTGTTTTGATATATGGAAGAAATGAAAGTTACTGCCACCCATTCCAGCAAATATGAATCTTTTCTACATCCATATCCCACCACATCTTTCTTCCAAGCTTCATTTCTGTCCATAGTTCACAGCTTCAGAGACTAATACAAACTATTTAAATGATTTTTATGGTTGATAAGCTACCTTGCAAGGTGTGACTTTTTGAACTGCTAAAGCAAGGATTCAAGTAACTTGTCATCCAATTATGTTTGAGCATTCCAATACTGTGGGACATGCAATTGTGCTTCCATGTTAATAACACATTGTTGTTGTATATGTGCTGCTGGTAATGCGGGAAGTTCATATACAGAGTAATGTGGGAAACATATTCAGTATGCGTTGTTTTGGTTTCTAACCTTTCTGAAATGAGTATGCTCTTTGTCGACCCCAAT
The sequence above is a segment of the Elaeis guineensis isolate ETL-2024a chromosome 7, EG11, whole genome shotgun sequence genome. Coding sequences within it:
- the LOC105048563 gene encoding WAT1-related protein At3g18200, with the translated sequence MKGEPQVSEKVKLLIAVLALQFCYAGFHIVSRAALNIGVSKVVFPVYRNILALVLLAPFAYFLEKKDRPPLSFSLLVQFFLLALCGITANQGFYLLGLYYLSPTYASAIQNSVPAITFAMAAALRLEQLNIKRRYGLAKVVGTVVSIGGATIISLYKGPPLLHHSIKLGAISSVDPILNWTLGCVYILGNCIAWSGWMVLQVPVLKKYPARLSLTTFTCFFGLIQFIIIAAFTENDMERWKVHSGEELLTILYAGLVASGVAFSLQIWCIDRGGPLFAAVFQPVQTVVVAIMAAIMFGDQLYSGGIIGSILIMVGLYFVLWGKSQEKKAGNQEKEKDLTRHLLEEENSHKYVAPAADIP